The following nucleotide sequence is from Borrelia coriaceae.
TTGCCATCTGGGGATTTTGGTATTCTAAATGCTTTGTTTTATATAGGGAGAGTGCCTATATTTTATCTTCCATTTTTTTTTAAACCAGGTGATAGTTTGTTTTTTAATCCGTCTTTAGGATACTTTGCAAGGAAAGGTCTTGCGCTTTTTAATACTGTATATTTACTTGGTCAAAAATCTGTTGATCCTGACAAGTCTTCTTTTTTAGATTTTGATTTTCATTTCGCACAAAATTCAGATAAAAAAGCTTATATTAGAAATGGTTATTTAACTTATTTCTTTGCAGAGGATGTTGTTTTTAAAGTTAATAAAGACTATGTTAAATTGCTTTTTGATATTTATTCTAATTTGGGATTTTATTCAGGTGTTGATTTTAATTTAAGTAGTACTTTAGATTTTTTTAAAACTTTTGAGGGTAGTTTTGGCATAGGTTTGACAAGGACTATACATAAGCATAATTTCTCAGGTGTCTATCGTCCTTTTGCAAGGGATAGTATCAATTATTCACTTTTTAGTTTTGATAATATAAATAGGGGTGACATATTTGGGTTTGAGGTTCCATTTAGGTATTTGTTTAAATCTAAATCCGAATTTTTAATCAGTGATGCACTTTTTTCAGTGATTTTTGAGCATTATTCAGATCCTTATGTGATGCTTGACTTTAAGGATAGATTAGAGAGTGCAACATTTTTTTCCATTTTGAGTCCTCTAAAAGATTCATCAGAAACTTCAAATATAATAAGGACATTTGATTGGAAATTGTCTTCTTTTTATAATCGAACTTTTGATAATAATTCTCTTATTGATTATAGATTAAATAATCTTGGATTTACTTTTAAACTAGCAGATTATGATAATATCTACGGAAAAAATGGTAGGGAACCTAAAGATATTCGGGATCCAACTAGAAAATGGTTTTATTTAGAGAGAATTTACCTACCTTATATTGAGTTAAATTTTCAGAGAGATCTTTATAATAGGAATTGGGCTTTGTCTTCTGTTTCTAAGGATAAGGAAATAATTATGTTGCCCAAAGTCAAAGATATTGGGGATGATGTTGAGGATGGGAAGGATGATGGTGCCAAAAAATCTGAGGGAAAGAAAGATTTGACCAAAGATTTATATTTGTCTCCTAAGCCAATTGTCTTGAATGAGCTTAATAAGCAAGATTCTTTTTATATAAGACTTGGCATTAATCCTTATTTGAAAAATAATATATTTTTTGATGCTTCTAATATTAAGTCTCCCCAGGAGTTTAAATATGATGTTAAGACCTATTTGTTTGATGTTAAAAATAAAATAGATTTAAAATTTTATGCTGATTTTTATAATCGCTTTATTACTTTTGAAGATGTTTTGTATCTTAATACTATTGAGTATAATCCCTTAGGCAAAGATTATAATTTAGTTGATAAGGATAAAAAGAGCGAGCATTCAGTTATTAATAAAATAAATTTAAATTTATTTCCTTTCATGATGTATCCTGCTTTTTCTCGAAGTAGTGTTAAGCTTGAAAACAAAGTTACTATTTATTCATTTGACAAAAAGTATGATAGAGATTCTAAAATATTGAGTGGTAAAAGTAATACCGTTTTTTGGAAAAGTCCTGAAACTTTTCATCAAGAATTTAATATTGGTTTAATTTATGACTATAGATTTTTTACTACTAGTCTTTCAAGTGTACTGAAAAATACTTTTGAACATATGCATGCTGCTTCTAAGCTTAAGTTTACATTGGAATTTCCTTATTTATTACAAGAAGTAGGTGTTGGCATTAAATATGATAAAAAATTTAATGATGACAATAATAAGTCTTCTCTTAAAAAGACATCTGTTCAAAGATCTTTAAGTCCCTTGTCTCCTTATAAAGATTTGAAGATGAATCCTGCTTTATATTATAGGATAGAGCCAAGATATTTAGATTATTTAAAACTTGTTTTTCTGGCTGCTTATGATCCTTTAATCAATGGAATATCTGAACTTTTATTTAAGATTAATGCTTATGATTTTAGATTTGAATTTGAGATGAAAAATGATTTTGAGTATATATATGATAAACTGCTTGGAGATTTTGAGAAGGTGAGTTCTACAACTAAGATTATTCCGTATTCTTTGATGTTGCAGTACAAAAAAGATTTATATGATTTTAAATTTTTTGATGAGAAATTTAAAATTGGACTAGGAACAGATATTGGGTGGAAGATGAATTTGCAAAAATTTGTCGATAATGAACTTTGGGCTGAATTTACTTTGAAGTTTAAGTATACTAAATTTTTTGAGTTGAATTTTTCCACTCGTTCTATTAATACAAAAACTTTTAGATACTTTGGGGGCTACATGAGACAGCTTGATCTTGAATCTGTTAATCTTTTTGCAGATCTGTTTAAGTCATTTAATTTCTTTAATGTTCAGGATAGAAAGGATTCATTATTTAAAATTAAGAAAATTAGTACGAGCTTTAAATTTAATTTTTATGATTGGAAATTTGTTGGAGAGTATAGTTTAAGTCCAGATATTTTAAAGGATAATAGCGGTAGGTATTCTGCTATTTGGAGAAATAATTTTTCAATTTATATTTCTTGGAATTTCTTTGAGCCTATTAAGTCGTCATTTGAAAATAATTCAAGTACTAATTATGAACTTTTAGTTAACCGTAAGTCTAAGAAATAATAGGAAGTTTTTAGCGAATAATACCTGATAATGTCTATTGTAAGTGTTTTTTTATAAATTTGGACTTTGTTATATTTGCATAATTTTTGATATTAGGATGTCAATGGTGTGGGTTAATATTAATTTCTATTATGCGATGTTCTTAGAATTTAAATTTTTATTTTATCAGTTAATTTATTTATAGGAACTTATGGAGCAGCATTTTTGTGCATGTTGAAAAGTATTTTTTTCAGTATGTGTTTAGTTTTATATAAGTATTGTTTTACTTTTTGTGAAAACCAAGATCTGCGATATTGTTATCTCCTGATATCAATAATACTTCTCCCCCTTTTTCCTCGAAAATATGTCTTAATTTAGTCACATTTTGAATTAATTTGATAGTATTTGTGTTTAAGTTTTTGTTGAAAAATCCTTTAGACCAATAGTCAATTACAAGTTTACTGTCTCCAAATATTTTTTTTTGCTCTTCTTGTAGTGCTATCTTGAGCGCTATATATAATCCTAAGAGTTCGCCATAATTGTTGCTAATCCCATCAAAATTTTTGACATAATAATTGTTATGCTCATTAATTAGATTTTGATCGATTACCTTATTTATTATGGATATTCCTTTTTCATTAACAACTTTAATTTCGACTCCTTTGCCTCTTCCAGTGCCAGAGTCAAAGTATATTCCTGTTGGGTAAACGTCTCTTTTTCCATCTCTTGAGAGCCAATTTTTTGCCTCTTCTTTTGTTTTGAAGCTTTTTATTTTATTTTTTTGTCCTGTAATTGTTTTTTTGCATTCTTCCCAAGATGTAAAGATCATTTTTTCCTTGTCGTTTAATATGCATGCATAATATTTTTTCATGTTGAATTAACTTCCTAGACACCAAGCATTAATTATATTGCAAGGGCTGCCAAATCTTTTTGAATTTGCACTTTTCATTTCTATTGAATCTTTGATTTCTTTATTATACCCAATAAATTTTTCTCTAAGAGTTGGTTTAATGATTCTTTTTGGTAGCATACTGGGAAATATTCCTGATATTGTATATGACATATAAAAATCGTAAGCAGCCGCGTTTATTTCTCCAGGAGTCACTACCCCAGATACTTCATAATTTCTTGAGACATTAAGACCAGCCATTCTGTATGTTGTGTCAACTACTAGTGAACAATAAGTTTTATGGTGAATCTCTTCAAGATTCATTGAGTCAGTCCACATGTTAGAAGATAGCAGGGGTACCATATACCCAAAATTATTGTCAACATATCTGTTTCTGGCAAAATTTATTGCTTTTTGAATAGTTCTTTTATCTGTTATGGGTGAAAATATTTTTAATATCCTTGATTGTACATAAGTTGTAAGTTTTTCATAACCTGAACCCTGAACAGATGCTGTGTCGAATTTGATTTGATTGCTTGTGATTACTGATTTTATGTCAAAGCTGTTTTCTCCTTTAAAGGCAATTTTTTTTGTATTATCATACTTATCAGCATCGAATATTCCTGTGTGTTGCCAAAAATAGAAGAAGTCAGTCCAATCTATTTTTGGTTTTATTAGCAGTATGTCTCCATTTGATAGTATGGATCTTAGTTTTTGAGGTGTTATTTCCATTCCTGTTTCTGGATCTATGATATTAGGGATTAAGCTGTGATTGTTATTTGAGTGTTGTGATTCTTTTGGATAATATGAGTTATTATATTCGTCAGCAATTTTTTGTTTTTGTAATATTTCTTTTATTTTATTGTTTTCAATTTGTAAGTGAAGCATAAATTTTGTAAAGTATTGTTTGTCTTTAATTTTTAATAATTGATTTGCTATTATGTGGGGCGATATGTATTCTATTCCATTGATTATATCTTTGTTGACAGTATAATTATTTTTGATTGCTTTAGGGAAAAAAGAATTAATATTTTCAATGGGTATATATCCCATATTTTTTTCATAGAATATTTCTTCTAGTGATGCTAGAATTTCTCTTTCTAAATGTATTTGTGATTCTGTTAACTCTGTAAAGTTTTTATCAAGTGAGTTTGGTTGGATTTCATCAAATTTTTTTCTAAAACTTGTATCAACTTTAATGATTAAATATCCATTTACATTACTTTGTTCAAGAAATTTTTTCCATTCTTGTGAATTATTTAGGTGTCTTTGGTAAGCTAGTAGGTAATTTTTTATTTCTTCTATTTTTTGGGGGCTTATTTTTAAATCTACTGCTAGTGTTTTTAATAAATTGGGAGATTCTGTGTGTTCTAGTATTGTGTCTATTAGATGTGTTGGTATGTGATAGGTAGTGTATGTCATATTAGTTACGAGGGCATGGTTAGGTGGATAGTGGTGTGTTAATAGTATATTATTTGAACTTTTATTTTGCTGTGCACTGTTGCTAAATAAAGAACATGAGCTTATTAGGTATAGGTTTATTAAATTGATAAATATATATGTAACATATTGCATGTCAATATTTTATCATATTGAATTAATTATTATACCCTTTGTTTTTTTTATAGGTTTTAATTATGTTGATTTTTTATTCTTTAAGTTTTAATATATTAATTAATTTTAATTAAATTAAAAATTTTTAAAATTTTTTAAAACAGAGGTTTTTGTTATGCAATATTCAAAACCAATAAATGTATTTTCAGAAATAGGTCGTTTAAAGAGGGTTTTGCTACATAGGCCAGGGGGGGAATTAGAAAACCTAACTCCTTCAATAATGAAGCGGTTATTGTTTGATGATATTCCTTATCTTGAAGTGGCGAGGCAAGAACATGATGCTTTTGCGGATATTTTAAGGAATAATGGAGTTGAGGTTGTTTATATTGAGGATTTAATGAGTGAGACTATTTCTAAGTGTGATGGTATTAAAGAACAGTTTATATCTCAATTTATTCTTGAAGCAGGGATTAGGACTGAAAATAAGACTAAAGCTTTGAAAGATTATTTTTATAATATGTCTGTTGAAGATATGATTTTAAAGATGATAGCTGGGATTACAAGGGATGATCTTACGCATTATAAATCTAATTCTCTGAATTCTTTAGTAAACAGTGAATATCCTTTAATTGTTGATCCTATGCCCAATATGCTTTTTACAAGAGATCCTTTTGCGAGTGTTGGTCATGGTATAACAATAAATAGGATGCAAACTAGGACTAGACGTAGGGAAACAATATTTGCAGAATATATTTTTAAATATCATCCTATTTATAGAGACAATGTTCCTATATGGTATACTAGGGATGAAGATACTGCGCTGGAGGGGGGGGATGAGTTAGTTTTAAGTCGGGAAGTTTTAGCCATTGGTGTTTCTGAGAGAACAGAATCTGAATCTGTTGAAAAAGTAGCCCGCAACCTTTTTGAACAAAAAACATCTTTTAATACTATTTTAGCTTTTCAAATTCCTCAAAGTAGGGCTTATATGCATTTAGATACGGTTTTTACCCAAATAGATCATAATACTTTTACAAGTTTTACTAGTGATGATATGAAATTTACAATTTATGCTTTGACTTATGATTTTGGTTCTGGCAGTATTAAGGTTAAAAGTGAAAAGGCTAAATTGGAAGATATTTTAGGATTCTATCTTGGATGTAAGGCTAATATAATAAAGTGTGCTGGAGGAGATTTGATTCATGGGGCAAGGGAACAGTGGAATGATGGTGCTAACACTTTGGCAATAGCACCTGGGGAAGTAGTAGTTTATTCTAGAAATCATGTAACTAATAGGTTGCTAGAAGAATTTGGGATTAAGGTTTATATAATTCCCTCTAGTGAGCTTTCACGAGGAAGGGGAGGACCTAGATGTATGTCTATGCCTTTGATAAGGGAAGATATTTAGTTTAATGGGGGATATATTTATGTATAATTTACAAGACAATTTACGAAACAAAAGTTTTTTAAGGCTTTTGGACTTTACTCAAGAAGATATTAGATATTTACTTGATTTATCTCATAGTTTAAAGAAAGCTAAGTATTCAGGACTTGAAGAACAAAAGCTTAAGAGAAAAAATATAGCTATAATTTTTGAGAAAGATTCAACAAGGACAAGGTGTGCATTTGAAGTTGCTGCTTATGATCAGGGCGCCCATGTTACTTATTTAGGGCCATCAGGTAGTCAGATAGGTAAAAAGGAGTCGATAGCAGATACTGCAAGAGTATTGGGGAGAATGTATGATGCTATTGAATTTAGAGGGTTTGATCAAAAATCTGTTGAAGATTTAGCTAAGTATTCTAATGTTCCAGTTTATAATGGCTTAACAGATGTTGCCCACCCAACCCAAGTACTTGCTGATTTTATGACTATTGAAGAGCATAAAGGATGTTTGAAAAATTTGAAGATGGTATTTTGTGGCGATGGTAGAAATAATGTTGCTAGTTCTTTAATGGAGGGATGTGCTATTATGGGAATGGATTTTAGGATATTTGCACCAAGAGAACTTTACCCAGATCCAGAATTGGTAGCTAAGGTAAGATTGATAACTGATAAGAGTGGTGGCAATATTACTATTTCTAGTTGTATGGAAGAAACAGTTGGGGATGCTGATATTGTTTATACTGATGTTTGGGTGTCTATGGGTGAAACTAATTGGAATGAGAGAATTAAATTGTTAAAACCATATCAAGTGAATAGTAAACTTATGAAATTGGCAAAGGAGGATGCGGTATTTAT
It contains:
- a CDS encoding LPS-assembly protein LptD; translation: MQEFLYGNVFKKSFVILFLLSIFDCFILFSQDVNDKKSLKNLTLMQKANLKELELSSDEELRKWALKEGIEEKDVSKIKSLLLEKFGISPDLFSKDGKDGGRYKIVIESTDNLENFTYEMTEDENIVFKGKVNLIIEDIKNNKKHNIKGDKIIFNKNTKKLFSTGNVKYKFDLSTGENLYFYGSELFIDFDSQNFLLKNGVIQKKIHKNLVDHIVSFGGKVLRKLDNDTNILENAFITTSKIPEPYYSIRASKIWILPSGDFGILNALFYIGRVPIFYLPFFFKPGDSLFFNPSLGYFARKGLALFNTVYLLGQKSVDPDKSSFLDFDFHFAQNSDKKAYIRNGYLTYFFAEDVVFKVNKDYVKLLFDIYSNLGFYSGVDFNLSSTLDFFKTFEGSFGIGLTRTIHKHNFSGVYRPFARDSINYSLFSFDNINRGDIFGFEVPFRYLFKSKSEFLISDALFSVIFEHYSDPYVMLDFKDRLESATFFSILSPLKDSSETSNIIRTFDWKLSSFYNRTFDNNSLIDYRLNNLGFTFKLADYDNIYGKNGREPKDIRDPTRKWFYLERIYLPYIELNFQRDLYNRNWALSSVSKDKEIIMLPKVKDIGDDVEDGKDDGAKKSEGKKDLTKDLYLSPKPIVLNELNKQDSFYIRLGINPYLKNNIFFDASNIKSPQEFKYDVKTYLFDVKNKIDLKFYADFYNRFITFEDVLYLNTIEYNPLGKDYNLVDKDKKSEHSVINKINLNLFPFMMYPAFSRSSVKLENKVTIYSFDKKYDRDSKILSGKSNTVFWKSPETFHQEFNIGLIYDYRFFTTSLSSVLKNTFEHMHAASKLKFTLEFPYLLQEVGVGIKYDKKFNDDNNKSSLKKTSVQRSLSPLSPYKDLKMNPALYYRIEPRYLDYLKLVFLAAYDPLINGISELLFKINAYDFRFEFEMKNDFEYIYDKLLGDFEKVSSTTKIIPYSLMLQYKKDLYDFKFFDEKFKIGLGTDIGWKMNLQKFVDNELWAEFTLKFKYTKFFELNFSTRSINTKTFRYFGGYMRQLDLESVNLFADLFKSFNFFNVQDRKDSLFKIKKISTSFKFNFYDWKFVGEYSLSPDILKDNSGRYSAIWRNNFSIYISWNFFEPIKSSFENNSSTNYELLVNRKSKK
- a CDS encoding ribonuclease H family protein, encoding MKKYYACILNDKEKMIFTSWEECKKTITGQKNKIKSFKTKEEAKNWLSRDGKRDVYPTGIYFDSGTGRGKGVEIKVVNEKGISIINKVIDQNLINEHNNYYVKNFDGISNNYGELLGLYIALKIALQEEQKKIFGDSKLVIDYWSKGFFNKNLNTNTIKLIQNVTKLRHIFEEKGGEVLLISGDNNIADLGFHKK
- the arcA gene encoding arginine deiminase yields the protein MQYSKPINVFSEIGRLKRVLLHRPGGELENLTPSIMKRLLFDDIPYLEVARQEHDAFADILRNNGVEVVYIEDLMSETISKCDGIKEQFISQFILEAGIRTENKTKALKDYFYNMSVEDMILKMIAGITRDDLTHYKSNSLNSLVNSEYPLIVDPMPNMLFTRDPFASVGHGITINRMQTRTRRRETIFAEYIFKYHPIYRDNVPIWYTRDEDTALEGGDELVLSREVLAIGVSERTESESVEKVARNLFEQKTSFNTILAFQIPQSRAYMHLDTVFTQIDHNTFTSFTSDDMKFTIYALTYDFGSGSIKVKSEKAKLEDILGFYLGCKANIIKCAGGDLIHGAREQWNDGANTLAIAPGEVVVYSRNHVTNRLLEEFGIKVYIIPSSELSRGRGGPRCMSMPLIREDI
- the argF gene encoding ornithine carbamoyltransferase; protein product: MYNLQDNLRNKSFLRLLDFTQEDIRYLLDLSHSLKKAKYSGLEEQKLKRKNIAIIFEKDSTRTRCAFEVAAYDQGAHVTYLGPSGSQIGKKESIADTARVLGRMYDAIEFRGFDQKSVEDLAKYSNVPVYNGLTDVAHPTQVLADFMTIEEHKGCLKNLKMVFCGDGRNNVASSLMEGCAIMGMDFRIFAPRELYPDPELVAKVRLITDKSGGNITISSCMEETVGDADIVYTDVWVSMGETNWNERIKLLKPYQVNSKLMKLAKEDAVFMHCLPAFHDLNTVLGNEIFDKYGLEGIEVTHDVFESGQSVVFDEAENRLHTIKAVMVGTLG